One window of the Desulfovibrio sp. genome contains the following:
- a CDS encoding diguanylate cyclase, with amino-acid sequence MAKPGSTFATVLCIALFFATLLVIVREYTRETTGHLSQDITTRLAEVSQRAADEFGQNIDLQLNELQSIASFMAQDTCTQPSKCLQHYAPLLRAAGLKNFALVALDGTGFCSEIGSAFDLERTRKKELFLRALTGTACFGAISDDNGAKLAIAVPLIRDGKVISILLGEFENSIMKKSLVTRAFGDKTCIMVFDDKGRLLFWAVAPGYDIEQTFPQLEEKGLPPSLQEHLLAVFADPGNRPNRFIRDDDHAYYLTHIPLEKYGLQVVSLLPEEVVDHLVDRQNTITSTLAWRMSVLALLVLVFIITILQRDNRTIRQQQEDYRSIISSISGGVIKFSGLHGAFQFISPNFLKMLGYRPEEFAQRFGENFALSIHEADRETALRTMQQQLDAGIPIDVEYRTTAKNGNLVWLYHKGSLVQPGSGQAYIQSIVFDITHNKETVQAKRISDERYQFILEQHDIIIFEQNLISGHFSCSAKWIQTFGKVFNILEPEAEPGLIPVHEDDKELLKEFQKSVHNNLRKSKVLVEVRLRDASGLYHWYRVEASNLISAQGKPIYIIGIITDIDKQKQLELRLRTQATRDSATGMHNKRATEQAISRFLSLHNNLGPDAFAMFMIDFDNFKSINDKFGHAVGDKAIYQMAQIIRRNFRSTDIVGRVGGDEFLVFCTEPMPQHKIRERATVLVEQLHLQCGNHDDEDIALTASVGIACDPSDGHTFTDLYKHADMATYEAKRRGRNQCVFYAELTASEQQSARESRQAEGKEA; translated from the coding sequence ATGGCCAAACCAGGCAGCACATTCGCAACCGTTCTCTGCATAGCATTGTTTTTTGCAACACTGCTTGTGATCGTGCGCGAATACACCAGAGAAACGACGGGACACCTGTCGCAGGACATCACCACCCGTCTTGCCGAAGTGAGCCAACGTGCTGCTGACGAATTTGGACAGAATATTGATCTGCAGCTCAACGAGCTGCAAAGTATAGCCAGCTTCATGGCGCAGGATACCTGCACGCAGCCCAGCAAATGCCTGCAGCACTACGCCCCCCTGTTGCGCGCCGCTGGCCTGAAAAATTTTGCCCTGGTGGCGCTGGACGGCACGGGCTTCTGCTCCGAGATTGGCTCTGCCTTTGACCTTGAGCGCACCCGCAAAAAAGAGCTGTTTCTCCGCGCGCTCACCGGCACGGCGTGTTTTGGCGCCATTTCAGACGACAATGGCGCCAAGCTGGCCATAGCTGTGCCCCTGATTCGGGACGGCAAGGTTATTTCCATTCTTCTGGGTGAGTTTGAAAACAGCATCATGAAAAAAAGTCTTGTCACAAGGGCCTTTGGCGACAAGACCTGTATCATGGTTTTTGATGACAAGGGGCGCTTGCTGTTCTGGGCCGTTGCCCCTGGCTACGACATTGAGCAGACATTTCCGCAACTGGAAGAAAAGGGCCTGCCGCCCTCGCTTCAGGAGCATCTGCTGGCTGTTTTTGCAGATCCGGGCAACCGTCCCAACCGCTTCATCAGGGACGACGATCACGCCTACTACCTGACGCACATTCCCCTTGAAAAATATGGCTTGCAGGTGGTCTCCCTGCTACCGGAAGAAGTCGTGGACCATCTGGTGGACAGGCAGAACACCATCACCTCCACCCTGGCCTGGCGCATGTCTGTGCTGGCTCTTCTGGTGCTGGTTTTCATCATCACCATTCTGCAGCGCGACAACCGCACCATTCGCCAGCAGCAGGAGGACTACCGCTCCATCATCTCAAGCATTTCCGGGGGGGTCATCAAGTTCTCCGGCCTGCATGGCGCTTTTCAGTTTATCAGCCCCAATTTTCTCAAAATGCTTGGCTATCGGCCGGAAGAATTCGCGCAACGGTTTGGAGAGAATTTTGCGCTGTCCATCCACGAAGCTGACCGCGAAACTGCGCTGCGCACCATGCAGCAGCAACTGGATGCCGGCATTCCCATTGATGTGGAGTACCGTACCACCGCAAAAAACGGCAACCTTGTCTGGCTGTACCATAAAGGCTCGCTCGTGCAGCCAGGGTCGGGCCAGGCTTACATTCAGAGCATTGTTTTCGACATCACGCACAATAAGGAAACCGTTCAGGCCAAGCGCATTTCTGACGAGCGCTACCAGTTCATCCTGGAGCAGCACGACATCATCATCTTTGAGCAGAATCTTATCAGCGGGCATTTTTCCTGTTCTGCCAAATGGATCCAGACTTTTGGAAAGGTTTTCAACATCCTTGAGCCAGAAGCCGAGCCGGGGCTTATTCCCGTTCATGAGGACGACAAGGAGCTTCTTAAAGAGTTTCAAAAGAGCGTTCACAACAATCTGCGTAAAAGCAAGGTTCTTGTGGAGGTGCGCCTGCGTGACGCCAGCGGCCTGTACCACTGGTACCGCGTCGAAGCTTCAAACCTCATCAGCGCCCAGGGCAAACCCATCTATATTATTGGGATCATTACCGACATCGACAAGCAGAAACAGCTTGAACTGCGACTGCGCACGCAGGCCACGCGCGACAGCGCCACCGGCATGCACAACAAGCGCGCCACAGAGCAGGCCATCTCGCGCTTTTTGAGTTTGCACAATAATCTCGGGCCTGATGCTTTCGCCATGTTCATGATAGATTTTGACAATTTCAAAAGCATCAACGACAAGTTCGGCCATGCGGTGGGCGACAAGGCCATTTATCAGATGGCCCAGATCATACGGCGCAACTTCCGCAGCACGGACATTGTGGGCCGTGTCGGCGGCGACGAGTTCCTGGTGTTCTGCACCGAACCCATGCCCCAGCACAAGATACGTGAACGCGCCACAGTGCTTGTCGAGCAACTGCACCTGCAATGCGGCAACCATGATGATGAGGACATCGCCCTGACCGCCAGCGTGGGCATTGCCTGCGACCCCTCTGACGGGCACACCTTTACCGATTTGTACAAGCATGCCGACATGGCCACATATGAAGCCAAACGGCGCGGCCGCAACCAGTGCGTCTTTTAT